In the Streptomyces sp. FXJ1.172 genome, one interval contains:
- a CDS encoding class I SAM-dependent methyltransferase gives MIETIRMVREDQTPEYWDDRHSRGHGDAPVSAFEAQMFRAYVDPTPGMIALDVGCGAGAFASRLATWGLDVLAADFSHRAIANARQAQTHHESLSFALHDFNADAIPPSLPPGSVDLVVCRMSLAYLDRARFIGDVRRWLTPEGILHITTPVTERAPAQMPYRSLGLDTINGLADGWRHCNRYDIEGQGAVTCIVLRAPMH, from the coding sequence ATGATCGAGACGATTCGCATGGTGCGCGAGGACCAGACTCCCGAGTACTGGGACGACCGGCACAGCCGGGGCCATGGCGATGCGCCGGTGAGCGCGTTCGAGGCGCAGATGTTCCGCGCCTACGTCGACCCCACTCCCGGGATGATCGCCCTCGACGTCGGCTGCGGTGCGGGAGCATTCGCTTCCCGGCTCGCCACCTGGGGCCTGGACGTCCTCGCCGCCGACTTCTCCCACCGAGCCATCGCGAACGCACGGCAGGCACAAACCCACCACGAAAGCCTCAGCTTTGCCCTGCACGACTTCAACGCCGACGCGATCCCGCCCAGCCTGCCGCCGGGCTCCGTCGACCTCGTGGTGTGCAGGATGTCGCTCGCCTACCTGGACCGCGCACGTTTCATCGGCGACGTGCGGCGCTGGCTCACGCCCGAAGGCATCCTGCACATCACCACCCCCGTCACCGAGCGCGCCCCGGCACAGATGCCGTACCGGAGCCTCGGCCTGGACACCATCAACGGCCTGGCTGACGGATGGCGGCACTGCAACCGCTACGACATCGAGGGCCAGGGCGCGGTGACCTGCATCGTCCTCAGAGCCCCCATGCACTGA